The Tautonia plasticadhaerens nucleotide sequence CGCCCGATTTACGGCCGATGCCGACATCGCCGTCGAACCATTTCCGGGGCGTGAGGCCGCGTTCGCCGGCTCGTTCGGCGAGGATTACTACGTGAGCGTCGATGCGATCCGCCAGGCGATCCGCGATCGCTCGTCGTTCAATGTGATCCATACGGGGATGGCGTTCAAGGTCGACGTCTTCGTCCGGAAAGACCGCCCGTTCGACACCTCGCTCATGGCCCGTAAGCGGCCGGCGGAACTCGACCCGGACGGACCCCCGGTCGACCTCGTCAGCGCCGAGGACATCATCCTGCTGAAGCTGGAATGGTACCGCCTCGGCGGCGAGACGTCCGACCGGCAGTGGGGGGACGTCCTCGGCGTCCTCCGGGCGCAGGCCGGCCTGCTGGACGAGGGGTACCTCGACCGCTGGGCGGCGGAGCTGGGCGTGGCGGACCTGCTGGAGACGGCCCGGGGAGAGGCGGCGTCGTGAGCGACCCGGGGGGCTCCGGGGGGGATCGGCCGGGGGCGATCGAGGGCAGGAACGGGTTCCGGCGGCGGGCCCCCGGCGAGCCGGCCTGGACCTGGGCCGCGGGGCCGAGGCCCAGGGACCGCCTCGGCCGGCTCTGGCTCTGGGCGAGGGTGTACGCCCGATATGCGAGGTTCCTGCTCTGGGAGTTCCGCTGGTCGCTGTCGATCTTCTGGACGCTGGTGGTCGGCGGCGGCTGGATCCTGCACCGGACCTATCACCACGACGGGCAGACCCTGGAGTTCGCCGAGGCCTGCTACGGGATCTTCCTGCTGATCTTCGTCGAGGGGTTCCTGGAATTCCCCGACGAGTGGTACCTGCAGCTCGCGTTCTTCCTGGTGCCGGTGGTCGGCCTCGGGGCGGTGGCCGACTCGCTGGTGAGGCTCGGCTACCTCGTCTTCACCCGCAAGGGGAACCTGCCGGAGTGGCATCGGATGGTGGCCTCGGTCTATCGCGAGCACGTCATCGTCGTCGGCCTGGGGACGGTCGGCTACCAGATCGTCAAGGAACTGCTCCAGCTCCGGGAGCTGGTGGCGGTGGTCGAGCGGCCCCACGTCGAGTCGGAGCTGATCGAGGAGATGCTCGACCGCGACGTGCCGATCGTTCGGGGGGACGCCCGGTCGCCCAAGACGCTGGAGGCCGCCGGGGTGGCCCGGGCCAAGGCCGTCGTGCTGGCCACGCAAGACGACCTGGCGAACCTCGACGCCGCCCTCACGGCCCGGGACCTGAACCCAAGGGCGAGGATCGTGATGCGGATGTTCGACGAGTCGCTCGCCGAGAAGGTGGGGGGTTCCTTCTCCCTGCCGGCGGTCTCCACGGCCAAGGTGGCCGCCCCGGCGTTCGTGGCCGCCGCGACCGGGAGGAACGTCTACCAGGACTTCCAGCTCGCCGGCCGTCACGTCCACCTCGTCGACCTGACGATCGAGCGGGGCGGCGGCCTGGTCGGCCGGACCGTCGGCGAGATCCAGGCGGATCGGCAGGTGAACATCGTCATGCACCACGGCGGCGGCGAGACGAACGTCAACCCGGACCACGACCTCGTCCTCGGACCCGGGGACGAGATCCTCGCGATCGCGCCGATCGACCGCCTCGTCGCGCTGGAGCGGCTCAACCGCCCCCGGGAGGGCCATCCCGGCCCTCCCGTGCCCGACCCGCCCCCCCTGCCCCCGGAGGTCTTGCCGTGACCGCGACCCCGGGCGGGATCGCACTCATGTTCATTCCCGACGAACCTCCCGGGACGGCCCCCATGCCGGTGGATCGGAAGGAGTAGTAACGGCGGTCTCCCCCACCCCCGCACCTCCGCCCGGTCCGGTGAGCGGCCATTCGCCGGGGAGGGTGGTGGCGGGCCAGGTCGGGGCGGGATAAGGTGATTCTCGCCGATGCGTCGCGTCTCGGTGGGGCCCGAGCCGGTCGGCAGATGGGGGCGGATCCGGTGGCCCGGCCCGCCCTCGTCTGGCCGGGCGCGGTGGCCTCTGGGCTCGCCGATCGTCGGCACGCGGGGCGGCGGGCCTCGAGTTCGGAGCAACGCCCCGGCCTCGCCCGGCGACTCCATCGGGACCCACCCGGCCGCGGTCCCGCCGCCCCGCCGGGCGAGCCGAGGCGAGTCGGGGGGCCGGTGGCCGCCCGAACGCCCACGTCGTGAACGAGTGCCTCCAGGAGCCGAACCCCATGCGATCGTCCCGACTGCTGCCCTCCCTGGTCGGCGCGGCCACCCTCGCCGTCACGGGCCCCGCGACGGCCCAGGACGGGGTCGAGTCCCGGCCGAACATCATCTTCATCATGGCCGACGACCTCGGCTGGGGTGACCTCGGCAGCTACGGCCAGCAGCGAGGGCTGCAGACGCCGAACCTCGACCGCCTGGCCGCCGAGGGGACGCGGTTCACCCAGGCCTACGCGGGCAGCACCGTCTGCGCCCCGTCTCGTTGCGTGCTGATGACCGGCTACCACACCGGCCACGCCCGGATCCGGGGCAACGCCCGGGACCCCCTGGAGCCGGGGGACGTGACCGTCGCCGAGGCGCTCAAGGCCGCCGGCTATGACACGGCACTGGTCGGTAAGTGGGGCCTCGGCGAGGCGGGGTCGACCGGCGTGCCGAACAAACAAGGGTTCGATGACTTCTTCGGATACCTGAATCAGCGGCACGCGCACAACTTCTACCCCGACCACCTCTGGCGCCAGGAGGAGCGGGTCGAGCTGCCCGGCAACGTCATCGGCCCCGACGAGGGCGTCTCCGTCGAGCGTGGGACGTATTCGCATGACCTGTTCGCCGACGGGGCGATCTCCTGGGTCGAGGAGCACCGCGAGGGGCCCTTCTTCCTCTACCTCTCCCTGACGATCCCGCACGCCAACAACGAGGGTTCCCGGGCCACCGGCAACGGCATGGAGGTGCCTGACCTCGGCGACTACGCCGGCCGAGACTGGCCCGAGGCCGAGAAGGGCAAGGCGGCGATGATCGCCCGGATGGACGCCGACGTCGGCCGGCTGATGGCCAGGCTCGACGAGTTGGATATCGACGACGACACCATCGTCTTCTTCACCAGCGACAACGGCCCGCACCGCGAGGGCGGCAAGGACTTCGACCCCGACTTCTTCGACAGCAACGGCCCCCTGCGCGGCATCAAGCGCGACCTGTACGAGGGGGGCATCCGCGTGCCGATGATCGTCCGATGGCCCGGCCGCGTCCCCGCCGGGGCGGTCAGCGACCAGATTTGGGCCTTCTGGGACGTCCCCCCCACCCTCGCCGAGCTTGCCGGGCCGGGGGCGACCGCCGCCTTGCCCGACGACCTCGACGGCATTTCCTTGCTCCCCGCCCTGATCGGCCCCGAGGCCGCCGGGAGGTCGCAGGAGGATCACGAGTTCCTCTACTGGGAATTCCACGAGGGCCAGGCGTCGAAGCAGGCCGTGCGCATGGGTCGATGGAAGGGCTTCCGGCTCTCGCCCGACGGGCCGCTGGAGCTGTACGACCTCCGGGGCGACGTCGGGGAGGAGGACGACGTGGCGGCCGAGCACCCCGAGGTCGTCGATCGGATCGAGACCTACCTGGGGAACGCCCGGTCAGAGTCTCCCTCGTGGCCGCTCCGCCCCGCGCCGGGACGATAGCATCCCG carries:
- a CDS encoding potassium channel family protein, with translation MSDPGGSGGDRPGAIEGRNGFRRRAPGEPAWTWAAGPRPRDRLGRLWLWARVYARYARFLLWEFRWSLSIFWTLVVGGGWILHRTYHHDGQTLEFAEACYGIFLLIFVEGFLEFPDEWYLQLAFFLVPVVGLGAVADSLVRLGYLVFTRKGNLPEWHRMVASVYREHVIVVGLGTVGYQIVKELLQLRELVAVVERPHVESELIEEMLDRDVPIVRGDARSPKTLEAAGVARAKAVVLATQDDLANLDAALTARDLNPRARIVMRMFDESLAEKVGGSFSLPAVSTAKVAAPAFVAAATGRNVYQDFQLAGRHVHLVDLTIERGGGLVGRTVGEIQADRQVNIVMHHGGGETNVNPDHDLVLGPGDEILAIAPIDRLVALERLNRPREGHPGPPVPDPPPLPPEVLP
- a CDS encoding arylsulfatase codes for the protein MRSSRLLPSLVGAATLAVTGPATAQDGVESRPNIIFIMADDLGWGDLGSYGQQRGLQTPNLDRLAAEGTRFTQAYAGSTVCAPSRCVLMTGYHTGHARIRGNARDPLEPGDVTVAEALKAAGYDTALVGKWGLGEAGSTGVPNKQGFDDFFGYLNQRHAHNFYPDHLWRQEERVELPGNVIGPDEGVSVERGTYSHDLFADGAISWVEEHREGPFFLYLSLTIPHANNEGSRATGNGMEVPDLGDYAGRDWPEAEKGKAAMIARMDADVGRLMARLDELDIDDDTIVFFTSDNGPHREGGKDFDPDFFDSNGPLRGIKRDLYEGGIRVPMIVRWPGRVPAGAVSDQIWAFWDVPPTLAELAGPGATAALPDDLDGISLLPALIGPEAAGRSQEDHEFLYWEFHEGQASKQAVRMGRWKGFRLSPDGPLELYDLRGDVGEEDDVAAEHPEVVDRIETYLGNARSESPSWPLRPAPGR